A window of Mangifera indica cultivar Alphonso chromosome 11, CATAS_Mindica_2.1, whole genome shotgun sequence contains these coding sequences:
- the LOC123230063 gene encoding cytochrome P450 83B1-like: protein MALLIILLSLPIFLLLLFQRYRPTKNVHRPPGPRGLPLIGNLHQFENSNPQRYLWNLSKQYGPLMSLRLGFVPTLIVSSAKMAKEVLKTHDLIFCNRPSLLGQQVLSYRGVDLAFAPYSDYWREMRKICVVHLFNSNRVQQFRPIREDEVSRMIEKIMKSVAASKLVNLSELMMSLTSTITCRVAFGKRNEDEGAERSRFHTLLNETQAMFGSFFYSDYIPFLGWVDKLTGMISRLQKNFNEFDKFYDELLAEHLDPKRPKSSQEDIIDVLLQIRKERGFKIDLTWDQIKGVLMNVFVGGTDTGAATVIWAMTYLMKNPGAMKKLQEEIRNKIGDKGFVNEDDVQRFPYLKAVVKETMRLQPTVPLLVPRETTENCRLNGYEIPPKTMVYVNAWAVGRDPEAWEKPEEFNPDRFNGSSIDLKGQNFELIPFGGGRRICPGIYMGLAIVELVLANLVYKFDWEMPTTMMKEELDFDVLPGVTMHKKTPLRLMARNHV, encoded by the exons ATGGCGTTGCTAATCATTCTCCTATCTCTTCCCATCTTCCTCTTGCTTCTTTTCCAAAGATACAGACCAACCAAAAATGTCCACAGGCCACCTGGCCCTCGAGGTCTTCCATTAATTGGTAACTTGCATCAATTTGAGAACTCAAACCCTCAACGGTATCTTTGGAATCTCTCTAAACAGTATGGCCCTCTTATGTCTTTAAGACTTGGTTTCGTGCCAACCTTGATTGTATCCTCCGCAAAAATGGCGAAAGAGGTCTTAAAAACCCATGATCTTATATTTTGTAACAGGCCTTCTTTGCTCGGTCAACAGGTGTTATCTTACCGCGGCGTAGACTTAGCTTTTGCACCATACAGTGATTACTGGAGAGAGATGAGGAAAATATGCGTTGTTCATCTCTTCAATTCCAACAGAGTGCAACAGTTTCGTCCGATTCGAGAAGATGAAGTCTCCCGTATGAttgagaaaataatgaaatcagTTGCTGCTTCTAAACTTGTCAACTTAAGTGAGTTAATGATGTCGCTTACCAGCACCATTACTTGCAGAGTTGCTTTTGGCAAGagaaatgaagatgaaggaGCTGAAAGAAGCAGATTTCATACACTGCTTAATGAAACACAGGCTATGTTTGGAAGCTTCTTCTACTCAGATTATATCCCTTTTCTGGGCTGGGTTGATAAACTCACTGGTATGATCAGTCGTCTGCAGAAGAACTTCAAcgaatttgataaattttatgatgaacTTCTTGCCGAGCATCTGGATCCAAAGAGACCAAAGAGTTCCCAGGAGGATATAATTGACGTTTTGCTCCAAATTCGGAAAGAACGTGGGTTTAAAATTGATCTTACATGGGATCAAATTAAAGGAGTGCTCATG AACGTTTTTGTTGGTGGCACAGACACAGGTGCAGCTACGGTGATATGGGCGATGACCTACCTAATGAAGAATCCTGGAGCCATGAAAAAACTTCAAGAAGAAATCAGAAACAAAATTGGTGACAAAGGTTTCGTAAATGAAGATGATGTTCAGAGATTCCCTTATCTTAAAGCTGTAGTGAAAGAGACAATGAGATTGCAACCAACTGTTCCATTGCTAGTCCCAAGAGAAACGACAGAAAATTGCAGGCTGAATGGATACGAAATACCACCTAAAACAATGGTTTATGTGAACGCATGGGCGGTAGGAAGAGACCCTGAAGCTTGGGAAAAGCCAGAAGAATTTAATCCAGATAGATTCAATGGCAGTTCCATTGATCTGAAAGGACAAAACTTTGAGTTAATACCATTTGGTGGAGGCCGAAGAATTTGTCCAGGGATATATATGGGACTTGCAATCGTGGAGCTTGTTCTTGCAAATCTTGTTTACAAATTTGACTGGGAAATGCCAACTACAATGATGAAGGAAGAGTTAGACTTTGATGTTTTGCCTGGCGTTACCATGCATAAGAAGACTCCTCTCCGGCTTATGGCTAGGAACCATGTATGA
- the LOC123229146 gene encoding cytochrome P450 83B1-like codes for MALLVILLFLPIFFFFLLQKQKPLKSNRLPPGPRALPLIGNLHQFDGSNPKKMWKLSKNYGPLMSLRLGSVPAILVSSPKMAKEVMKTQDLACCSRPALLGPQTLSYNGLDLAFSPYDDYWREIRKICVVHLFNSNRVQQFRPIREDEVARLTKKISKATAASKTINLSELMFSLTSTIICRVGFGKRYEEDGIERSRFQALLNETQALLISFFFSDYFPFMGWLDKLTGMRRRLDNNFKAFDKFYQELIEEHLDPNKPENDQEDIIDVLLQIRKERGFKFDLTSDHIKAVLADVFVAGTDTSAATVVWAMTLLMKNPRVMKKVQEEIRSEVGNKGFVDEDDVQNLPYLKAVVKETMRLQPTVPFLVPRETIEKCVIEGYEVPPKTLVLVNTWAIGRDPEAWENPEEFYPERFIGSSIDFKGQHFELIPFGAGRRICPGLFMGIATVDLALSNLLYKFDWEMVPGMKKEDLDFDVLPGITMHKKNPLLLMARPRK; via the exons ATGGCATTGCTAGTTATCCTTCTGTTTCTtccaattttcttcttctttcttctccaaaaacaaaaaccactCAAAAGTAATCGTCTGCCACCTGGTCCTCGGGCGCTTCCCTTAATTGGCAATCTGCACCAGTTTGATGGTTCAAACCCTAAGAAGATGTGGAAGCTTTCTAAAAACTATGGCCCTCTCATGTCCCTGCGTCTTGGTTCAGTTCCAGCCATTTTAGTTTCATCACCAAAAATGGCTAAAGAGGTCATGAAGACGCAGGATCTGGCATGTTGCAGTAGGCCTGCCTTGCTTGGCCCACAAACTTTGTCTTACAATGGCTTAGACTTGGCGTTTTCACCTTACGATGATTACTGGAGAGAAATCAGGAAAATTTGCGTTGTTCATCTCTTCAACTCTAACAGAGTTCAACAATTTCGACCCATTAGAGAAGATGAAGTTGCTCGTCTGACGAAAAAGATATCGAAAGCTACTGCTGCTTCTAAGACAATCAACTTGAGTGAGCTTATGTTCTCTCTGACGAGCACAATTATTTGCAGGGTTGGATTTGGAAAGAGGTACGAGGAAGATGGAATTGAGAGAAGTAGATTCCAGGCTCTTCTTAATGAAACTCAGGCCTTGTTGATAAGCTTCtttttttcagattattttCCTTTCATGGGCTGGCTTGACAAGCTCACAGGAATGAGGCGTCGCCTTGATAACAACTTCAAGGCTTTTGACAAATTTTACCAAGAACTCATTGAAGAGCATTTAGATCCCAACAAACCTGAAAATGATCAAGAGGATATAATTGATGTTCTACTGCAAATTCGGAAAGAGCGTGGATTTAAATTTGACCTCACTTCTGATCACATCAAAGCAGTGCTCGCG GATGTATTTGTTGCTGGGACAGATACGAGTGCAGCTACAGTGGTGTGGGCGATGACCTTGCTTATGAAGAATCCTAGAGTAATGAAGAAAGTTCAAGAAGAAATCAGGTCTGAAGTTGGAAACAAAGGTTTTGTAGATGAAGATGATGTTCAGAATCTGCCATATCTCAAAGCTGTAGTGAAAGAGACGATGAGACTGCAACCAACAGTTCCTTTTTTGGTCCCAAGAGAAACAATTGAGAAGTGCGTCATAGAGGGATATGAAGTACCGCCTAAAACACTTGTTCTTGTGAATACATGGGCGATAGGAAGGGACCCTGAAGCTTGGGAGAACCCAGAAGAATTTTATCCCGAGAGATTCATAGGGAGTTCTATTGACTTTAAAGGGCAACACTTTGAGTTGATACCATTTGGTGCAGGTAGGAGAATTTGTCCAGGGTTATTTATGGGAATTGCGACTGTGGACCTTGCACTTTCTAATCTTCTGTACAAATTTGATTGGGAAATGGTGCCTGGGATGAAGAAAGAAGACTTGGATTTTGATGTTCTACCAGGTATTACCATGCACAAGAAAAATCCTCTCCTTCTGATGGCTAGGCCCCGTAAATAA